A genomic segment from Bos taurus isolate L1 Dominette 01449 registration number 42190680 breed Hereford chromosome 1, ARS-UCD2.0, whole genome shotgun sequence encodes:
- the SPTSSB gene encoding serine palmitoyltransferase small subunit B isoform X1, with protein sequence MDFKRVKDYLSWLYYQYQIISCCAVLEPWEQSMFNTIILTIFAMVVYTAYVFIPIHIRLAWEFFSKMCGYHSTISN encoded by the coding sequence ATGGATTTCAAGCGTGTGAAGGACTACTTATCCTGGCTCTACTATCAATATCAAATCATTAGCTGCTGTGCTGTCTTGGAGCCTTGGGAGCAATCTATGTTCAATACCATCATACTAACCATCTTTGCTATGGTAGTGTACACTGCCTATGTTTTTATCCCAATCCACATTCGCCTGGCTTGGGAATTTTTCTCCAAAATGTGTGGCTATCACAGTACAATTTCTAATTGA